One genomic segment of uncultured Desulfobacter sp. includes these proteins:
- the asnB gene encoding asparagine synthase (glutamine-hydrolyzing) translates to MFFLNGEKVDFESLVNSTRTITHRGPDEEGYFINQNTPLRGIDSADISLRTAEGKGNLGFGHRRLSIIDLATGQQPLCNEDGTVWITFNGEVYNYQVLKKDLEAKGHVFKTNSDTETLVHAYEEWGESCVKKFRGMFAFAIWDENKQQLFIARDRLGKKPLYYYLKDRSFIFGSELKVIHEHPGVDKTIDFTAISDYFSLLYIPSPKTIFKSIKKLPAAHYAVISEKGMRTESYWDLPFYREAGLTEKKMILNLQEILDEATRIRMMSEVPLGAFLSGGVDSSAIVAMMAGASADPVITNSISFSVASYNEADYAKKVADLYKTDHNEFHVTPDAVSIIEKLAWHYDEPFADSSAVPTYYVSKMARERVTVSLSGDGGDENFAGYRRYYMDMRENLVRNLVPQALRRPVFGLLGSLYPKADYLPQIFRGKAFLSNVARDPIGAYYFSVSAVHDMDKAKFFNDQVMQEIRGYQTFDMFKEIYDKAPAQDHLSRIQYLDIKTYLCEDILTKVDRASMAVSLEVRCPILDHVFMEYAAKIPYNLKLKGLEGKYIFKKALKKYLPDEILYRKKMGFGVPILEWMKGDLKEYTRALVLEGDASQTYLNVPHLTRIWKEHQRGVRNWSTALWIVMMFNLWHKKFMG, encoded by the coding sequence ATGTTTTTTTTAAATGGTGAAAAGGTCGATTTTGAATCGCTGGTGAATTCAACACGGACGATTACTCACCGGGGTCCTGATGAGGAAGGGTATTTTATCAATCAGAATACGCCCCTCAGAGGAATTGATTCAGCCGACATTTCGCTGCGGACAGCTGAGGGAAAAGGCAATTTGGGTTTCGGACACAGACGCCTGAGTATCATTGACCTGGCAACAGGACAGCAGCCGCTCTGCAATGAAGATGGCACCGTATGGATTACATTTAACGGTGAAGTGTATAATTATCAAGTATTGAAAAAGGATCTTGAAGCAAAGGGGCATGTATTTAAAACAAACAGTGACACAGAAACCCTTGTTCATGCATATGAGGAATGGGGAGAGTCTTGTGTAAAAAAATTCCGGGGGATGTTCGCCTTCGCCATCTGGGATGAGAATAAACAGCAGTTGTTTATTGCAAGGGACCGTCTCGGTAAAAAACCGTTGTACTATTATTTGAAAGACCGGTCTTTTATCTTCGGATCTGAGCTGAAAGTGATCCATGAGCATCCCGGGGTTGATAAAACTATCGATTTCACAGCCATTTCTGATTATTTTTCATTGCTGTATATTCCGTCGCCAAAAACCATTTTTAAGTCCATTAAAAAATTGCCGGCGGCGCATTATGCAGTTATTTCGGAAAAAGGCATGAGGACGGAATCTTACTGGGACCTGCCTTTTTACCGGGAAGCGGGGCTGACGGAAAAAAAGATGATCCTGAATCTTCAGGAAATTTTGGATGAAGCCACCCGGATCCGGATGATGAGTGAAGTGCCCTTGGGAGCGTTTTTATCCGGGGGGGTAGATTCTTCAGCAATTGTGGCGATGATGGCCGGGGCAAGTGCCGATCCGGTAATCACCAATTCCATATCATTCAGTGTAGCCAGTTACAATGAGGCGGATTATGCCAAAAAGGTGGCCGATCTTTATAAAACTGACCACAATGAGTTTCATGTCACACCTGACGCCGTGTCTATTATCGAAAAGTTGGCATGGCACTATGATGAGCCTTTTGCTGATTCTTCGGCTGTGCCCACGTATTATGTATCCAAGATGGCCAGGGAGAGGGTAACCGTTTCCCTTTCCGGAGATGGAGGAGACGAAAATTTTGCCGGGTATAGGCGATATTATATGGATATGCGGGAGAATCTGGTCAGGAATTTGGTGCCCCAGGCCTTGCGTCGGCCGGTATTCGGGTTGCTGGGCAGTCTTTATCCCAAGGCGGATTATTTGCCCCAGATATTTAGAGGCAAGGCTTTTTTATCCAATGTAGCCCGTGATCCCATCGGTGCCTATTATTTCAGTGTAAGTGCTGTTCATGATATGGATAAGGCAAAATTTTTTAATGACCAGGTTATGCAGGAGATCCGGGGATACCAGACATTTGACATGTTCAAAGAAATCTACGACAAAGCCCCGGCCCAGGATCATTTGTCCCGGATTCAGTATCTGGATATCAAAACATATCTGTGTGAAGATATTCTGACTAAGGTGGACAGGGCCAGCATGGCGGTATCACTTGAGGTGAGGTGTCCTATACTGGATCATGTGTTCATGGAATATGCGGCAAAGATTCCTTATAATCTGAAGCTCAAAGGACTGGAAGGTAAGTATATATTTAAGAAAGCCCTTAAAAAATACCTGCCTGATGAGATTTTATATCGGAAAAAAATGGGATTCGGGGTGCCGATTCTTGAATGGATGAAGGGGGACCTGAAAGAATATACACGTGCTCTGGTGTTGGAAGGGGATGCCAGCCAAACCTATTTGAATGTTCCACATTTAACCCGGATATGGAAAGAGCATCAAAGGGGAGTTCGCAACTGGTCTACAGCGCTTTGGATTGTAATGATGTTTAATCTGTGGCATAAGAAATTTATGGGTTGA
- a CDS encoding O-antigen ligase family protein encodes MPTTTIVWLLLYAGGIWKAFRSHPVWGLWTYTMVLYLSPWHNWWGKHLPGGVRWSLLASGFAFLAIYMNPGKLAPKAPWLNNGAAKILVAFTIWLWIQLPWALSFDKQLELCVLYTKYLLLFYMIYKVLDSDRTFFYFIMFNIVGAVYWADEIMGYKVRGRVEGVGGAGVDEANVLGMHLSVVLFFTAMMLLKKNSIFSRNYYWWGAQLFFLFAATYISNGIVQTISRSAVLGIIAGGVVVLWLKNKNISKKFYMYFCMAIIGVQILAPQTFWDRLNTVKEAAGGGEIESSAYSRIVQAKAQIEMFKDYPIGAGHRGTMVLSPQYLDERWLTSGAGLGMAGARASHITPLTVLVEQGIPGIFLYLMMIFWVIKTVHGFSKDDPLVFVYVMAVAGALAAILVSGFFVDYIKVEIMIYCFAMLASLKEYARARVVSQKNNTNF; translated from the coding sequence ATGCCCACAACTACAATTGTATGGCTGCTACTCTACGCTGGCGGAATCTGGAAAGCATTTAGATCACATCCGGTCTGGGGGCTTTGGACCTATACAATGGTTCTATACCTGTCCCCTTGGCATAACTGGTGGGGTAAACATCTGCCGGGAGGTGTGAGATGGTCTCTTTTAGCTTCTGGTTTTGCTTTTCTTGCTATCTACATGAATCCCGGGAAATTAGCGCCCAAAGCGCCATGGCTGAATAATGGCGCAGCCAAAATCCTGGTTGCATTCACAATATGGTTATGGATACAACTGCCGTGGGCCTTATCATTTGACAAACAATTAGAACTTTGTGTCCTGTATACCAAATATCTCCTTTTATTTTATATGATTTATAAGGTGCTGGACAGTGACAGAACTTTTTTTTACTTTATTATGTTTAATATCGTCGGTGCGGTTTACTGGGCAGACGAAATTATGGGATATAAAGTTCGCGGGCGAGTTGAAGGGGTTGGCGGTGCGGGCGTCGATGAAGCCAACGTGCTGGGTATGCATTTAAGCGTGGTGTTATTTTTCACCGCCATGATGCTGCTAAAAAAAAATTCAATATTTTCCAGAAATTATTATTGGTGGGGAGCTCAACTTTTTTTCTTATTTGCCGCCACATATATTTCAAATGGTATTGTTCAGACCATCAGCCGGTCGGCTGTGCTTGGTATTATAGCAGGCGGTGTGGTTGTTCTCTGGCTAAAAAACAAAAATATCAGCAAAAAATTTTATATGTATTTTTGTATGGCAATAATAGGGGTTCAAATACTGGCACCACAAACGTTCTGGGACAGGCTTAACACGGTCAAGGAAGCTGCCGGCGGCGGCGAAATCGAGTCCAGCGCATATTCACGGATTGTACAGGCCAAAGCACAAATAGAGATGTTTAAAGATTATCCAATAGGAGCCGGCCACAGGGGCACTATGGTTTTAAGCCCTCAATATTTAGATGAACGTTGGTTAACTAGTGGCGCGGGCCTTGGAATGGCAGGGGCGAGGGCATCTCATATTACTCCTTTAACAGTTTTAGTGGAACAGGGAATACCAGGGATTTTCCTCTACTTGATGATGATTTTTTGGGTTATTAAAACGGTACACGGTTTTTCTAAAGATGATCCTCTGGTGTTTGTTTATGTAATGGCAGTGGCAGGAGCACTGGCTGCAATCCTGGTATCAGGCTTTTTTGTTGATTATATAAAAGTTGAAATTATGATTTATTGCTTTGCTATGCTGGCCAGTTTAAAAGAATACGCCAGAGCGAGGGTTGTTTCGCAAAAAAATAATACAAACTTTTAA
- a CDS encoding MBOAT family O-acyltransferase codes for MFDFRKKNEKKKTLLLVVSYYFYMTIDWRFSLLLLALTLINYYAGCAISRFSDKSIQKLSVTISVVLSLAILFYFKYANFFIDSFMALFSFGATTRDQPIINVILPVGISFMTFQSITYPIDLYSNKLKHQATLKDFCLFMAFFPQLLSGPIVRASYFIPQLENNQGFNGKNMLEGMALAVKGLVKKVIIADILAAQIVDPAFENPELYSPLFLAIAIIAFSFQVYMDLSGYTDIALGVGRMIGYKLPINFNQPYLATSIANYWQRWHISMSSFFRDYLYEPISSWTWCNLYTKLLLVFISIGLWHGAGWNFVLYGFIHGSLVTFEHYKKSKRSEAGEPLVVYRGTRLAIRTAQIFLIVSVTRILFRGGSLSESLHYIQTIFFSESNLMPISLISGITLLLAGISQFSPIAWRDKVMKYFITMPSPISAGFIVLTFYFLIAFGTNKVSFIYFQF; via the coding sequence TTGTTTGATTTTAGAAAAAAAAATGAAAAAAAGAAAACATTATTACTCGTTGTCAGCTACTATTTTTATATGACGATTGATTGGCGGTTCTCTCTGCTTTTACTGGCATTGACGCTAATAAATTATTACGCCGGTTGCGCCATATCAAGATTCAGTGATAAGTCAATTCAGAAGCTGTCCGTCACGATATCAGTTGTCTTGAGCTTAGCTATTTTATTTTATTTTAAATATGCAAATTTTTTCATTGACTCATTTATGGCTTTATTCAGCTTTGGAGCAACGACAAGAGACCAGCCGATCATCAATGTTATTTTACCAGTTGGCATTTCTTTTATGACTTTTCAATCTATTACTTATCCCATTGATCTTTATTCAAATAAACTTAAACATCAAGCAACGTTGAAAGATTTTTGTTTGTTTATGGCATTTTTCCCACAACTGCTTTCCGGACCGATTGTAAGGGCTTCGTATTTTATCCCACAGCTTGAAAACAACCAGGGATTTAATGGTAAAAACATGCTGGAGGGTATGGCTCTTGCTGTTAAAGGTTTAGTAAAAAAAGTGATCATTGCTGATATTTTAGCAGCGCAGATTGTCGATCCGGCATTTGAAAATCCTGAACTATACTCCCCTCTCTTTTTAGCCATTGCCATTATTGCATTTAGTTTCCAGGTATACATGGATTTAAGCGGCTATACTGATATAGCATTGGGGGTTGGAAGAATGATAGGTTATAAATTGCCTATAAATTTCAACCAACCCTATCTTGCAACAAGTATTGCCAATTACTGGCAGCGGTGGCACATATCCATGTCATCATTTTTCCGGGATTATCTGTACGAACCTATATCATCTTGGACATGGTGCAATCTGTATACAAAATTGCTTTTGGTTTTTATTTCGATCGGTTTGTGGCATGGTGCCGGCTGGAACTTTGTTTTATATGGTTTTATACATGGCAGTTTAGTCACTTTTGAACATTACAAAAAAAGCAAACGAAGCGAAGCAGGTGAACCGCTGGTTGTTTATCGAGGCACTCGTTTAGCAATTAGAACAGCCCAAATTTTTTTAATAGTTTCCGTGACAAGAATACTGTTTCGAGGGGGTAGTTTATCTGAAAGTTTACACTATATTCAAACCATTTTCTTTTCTGAATCGAATTTAATGCCAATCTCTTTAATTTCCGGCATAACCTTATTACTTGCTGGAATCAGTCAATTTTCTCCAATTGCATGGCGAGATAAAGTAATGAAGTATTTCATTACGATGCCCTCGCCAATCAGCGCAGGTTTCATTGTCCTGACATTTTATTTTTTAATAGCATTTGGAACAAATAAAGTTAGTTTTATTTATTTTCAATTTTAA
- a CDS encoding AMP-binding protein yields MLDHRTEMLPLEVTGIIHKNSIDYIKQFFLSYENNKIVVPLKNIDFAKKSSNLDFEDIIEPETSGGWYTQTQKLLFTDNIAQISFTSGTEGEPKGIILTHANLSDVICRLNNIMQIDDTIREYVGIPVYHSFGFGRVRACMSVGGQVFIPQNGFNPLEIVEMLKADKINAISAVPTLWRIILNNPAIIGKYGKKIRWIEIGSQYMARKEKEELKKIFPGAVIVQHYGLTEASRSSFLNITETCGEALESVGKALDGVEIAVNDRGVIAVKGTHVAQSKLSSDGIVSLVNSQKWFVTSDKGYIKDDYLYFSGRADDVINCGGIKISPDFVESELAESTGISRGVSVTKVSDPIRGNGILVVCESHLSSRLEEIKSQIKSILNTMNVQAGDALYFETVDKLPSTDTGKIQRKSLTQNFEDKNNLKNNKIRIIKRNDKDKNDKIVDICKKYLDIDNIETSDSFISLGGDSLLFVVLSIEIENYLGYLPENWEAIPFEQLEKLKNSSNQESVVLNPKTKFIYTIIFMIAILIAGELFLQTRSQIKTGRSAFNIIEDESTTVVNKDLNVKTYRPFKKIIDKKSGAVKMEINSYGLRSPDIPLEPEKNELRIAVVGASTVAGAYAANNDETFPQLLAAKLATVHKGKVNVINGGVEGLTLDKISILTQGLIYRMKPSMIIIYVGFNDITTICKRAEKVPSNEYKLPTIKLPNWIMSADMIKKNTVFLRTQKTKNVNFVDASTVDPSGYKEQLDYLVSDIIQQGIVPVLVTNARSYNNVPDDQKAELAAMSLYFYYCLDLEGIIEVGHMYNDQIRSVARKHKIPLVDVAKIMPGGTEYFVDGGHFTLKGEKFVAESIFKTIISNN; encoded by the coding sequence ATGTTAGATCATCGAACAGAGATGCTTCCTCTAGAAGTAACCGGTATTATCCATAAAAATTCAATTGATTATATCAAACAGTTTTTTTTATCTTATGAAAACAATAAAATAGTTGTTCCCCTTAAAAATATTGACTTTGCTAAAAAAAGCAGTAATTTGGATTTCGAAGATATAATCGAGCCCGAAACCTCTGGCGGTTGGTATACTCAAACTCAGAAATTGCTGTTTACTGACAACATTGCTCAGATATCATTTACTTCCGGTACGGAGGGAGAGCCCAAGGGCATAATCCTCACACATGCTAATTTGTCTGATGTAATTTGCAGGTTAAATAATATCATGCAAATCGATGATACAATACGCGAGTATGTCGGCATCCCTGTATATCACTCATTCGGGTTTGGCAGGGTCAGGGCATGTATGAGTGTCGGCGGACAGGTATTTATTCCCCAAAACGGTTTCAATCCGCTTGAAATAGTTGAGATGTTAAAAGCAGACAAAATTAATGCGATCTCTGCTGTTCCGACGCTGTGGAGAATAATATTAAATAATCCAGCTATAATTGGAAAATATGGGAAAAAAATACGATGGATTGAAATTGGCAGTCAATACATGGCCCGGAAAGAAAAAGAGGAACTAAAAAAAATATTCCCTGGGGCTGTTATTGTTCAACATTACGGATTAACAGAGGCCTCAAGATCCAGTTTTCTCAATATTACCGAAACTTGTGGGGAGGCCCTTGAATCTGTAGGCAAGGCGCTGGATGGCGTAGAGATTGCTGTTAATGACAGAGGGGTAATAGCGGTTAAAGGAACCCATGTAGCACAGAGCAAATTATCATCAGACGGAATTGTAAGTCTTGTAAACTCGCAAAAGTGGTTTGTAACCAGTGACAAAGGGTATATTAAGGACGATTATCTGTATTTTTCCGGCAGGGCTGATGATGTTATTAACTGTGGCGGTATTAAAATATCCCCTGATTTTGTTGAAAGCGAATTGGCAGAATCAACTGGGATTAGCAGAGGCGTTTCTGTAACCAAGGTGAGTGACCCCATCAGAGGGAACGGTATTTTAGTTGTTTGTGAATCACATCTCTCGTCTCGATTGGAAGAAATCAAATCCCAGATTAAATCAATACTAAATACCATGAACGTCCAGGCCGGGGATGCCCTTTATTTTGAAACTGTCGACAAGTTACCATCCACAGATACAGGAAAGATTCAACGTAAAAGTCTGACACAAAACTTTGAAGATAAAAATAATTTAAAAAACAATAAAATTAGAATTATTAAGAGGAATGACAAAGATAAGAATGATAAAATAGTCGATATCTGTAAAAAATATCTTGACATAGACAATATTGAAACTTCAGACAGTTTCATAAGTTTGGGAGGAGATTCATTACTATTTGTTGTCCTGTCAATAGAGATTGAAAATTATTTGGGATATCTTCCTGAAAACTGGGAAGCAATTCCGTTTGAGCAATTAGAAAAATTGAAAAATAGTTCAAACCAGGAATCTGTAGTCCTAAATCCTAAAACCAAATTTATTTATACCATAATTTTTATGATCGCTATTTTAATAGCGGGCGAATTGTTCCTTCAGACAAGAAGTCAAATTAAAACCGGGAGAAGTGCTTTTAATATAATAGAGGACGAAAGCACAACAGTGGTTAATAAAGATTTAAATGTAAAAACCTACAGACCGTTCAAAAAAATTATAGATAAAAAGAGCGGCGCTGTTAAAATGGAGATAAATTCGTATGGTTTAAGAAGTCCTGACATTCCATTAGAGCCGGAAAAAAATGAATTGAGAATCGCAGTTGTTGGCGCATCAACAGTAGCTGGTGCTTACGCGGCAAATAATGATGAAACGTTTCCACAACTTTTAGCAGCAAAATTAGCAACAGTCCATAAGGGTAAAGTTAATGTGATTAATGGCGGTGTTGAAGGCTTAACCCTGGACAAAATTTCCATATTGACTCAGGGTCTCATCTATCGAATGAAGCCCTCTATGATCATTATTTATGTGGGGTTCAATGATATTACGACGATTTGCAAAAGAGCTGAAAAAGTACCGTCTAACGAATATAAATTACCGACAATTAAATTACCAAATTGGATCATGTCCGCAGATATGATCAAAAAAAACACGGTATTCCTAAGAACACAAAAAACAAAAAATGTTAATTTTGTCGATGCCAGTACGGTTGATCCATCAGGATATAAGGAACAATTGGATTATTTAGTTTCAGATATCATACAACAAGGTATCGTGCCGGTATTAGTGACCAATGCCCGCTCCTACAACAATGTTCCGGATGATCAGAAAGCTGAGCTTGCAGCAATGTCGCTTTATTTTTATTATTGCCTGGATCTGGAGGGAATTATCGAAGTCGGCCATATGTATAATGATCAAATAAGATCTGTCGCCAGGAAGCATAAGATTCCACTAGTGGATGTAGCTAAAATCATGCCGGGTGGAACAGAATATTTTGTGGATGGTGGACATTTCACATTGAAAGGTGAAAAATTTGTGGCGGAAAGTATTTTTAAAACAATTATATCAAATAACTAA
- a CDS encoding glycosyltransferase family 39 protein, whose protein sequence is MKTTFLDPKIRNAFFVLVITLTLSILLHPGMQGTDDLGYATKANSILENGLKIDGDNHGIGRIGTYLPLALMFRVFGINEFSLSLIPIVCTALTSVIICLIGTKLYGNSIGLLGGLLFSFFPLTLRYGNLFFPEPILIFLSCSAVYLFLISNGKNEKLNSFLKISVGILIGFAYLTAEVGSLMLPVLIITQLISRKASKKDLLMLLGFALVLSTELVYFWAIYDNPLHRFTGLGGNYINDPMLIGANKDLFYRLFKAYPSYFLYPEKAFGLFGPLLICGAIHGVFNFKKNILLLIWATTILSFFNFMTVSFDQYIVLPTASRLIYPGLIPLIILSANFILTLWRRLNKKNFIPFRILKCCIAMAIVFVAIHSILISHLRKNTHVTAVIARNAQSVAEFVKSERKLLLISDEKTLYSISFYRGLRDSDELMLFSDYEKLRYKNAKDDKKKIIVVNGPIYNNPMGDKGWFHYNDKSKKIVDEALAKRDKIIFHSKFNRGVIFDTFLSLGIIEMIMSEVRYKSLIKLISGKNPSDWVTAIEE, encoded by the coding sequence ATGAAAACTACATTTTTAGATCCCAAGATACGTAATGCTTTCTTTGTTTTAGTTATAACACTAACGCTGAGCATTTTGCTGCATCCAGGAATGCAGGGAACAGATGATCTCGGTTATGCTACAAAAGCTAATTCGATTTTAGAAAATGGCCTTAAAATTGATGGTGACAATCATGGGATAGGTCGTATTGGCACCTATCTGCCATTAGCTTTAATGTTTCGGGTTTTTGGAATTAATGAATTTTCACTATCGTTAATTCCAATTGTTTGTACTGCTCTAACTTCTGTAATAATTTGTTTAATAGGAACAAAATTATATGGCAATTCAATTGGATTATTAGGTGGATTGTTATTCTCATTTTTTCCATTAACCCTTCGATATGGCAACCTGTTTTTCCCTGAACCAATTCTTATATTCCTTTCTTGCAGCGCAGTATATTTATTCCTTATATCAAACGGAAAGAATGAGAAACTAAATTCGTTTCTGAAAATTAGCGTAGGCATTCTCATTGGTTTTGCCTACTTAACGGCTGAGGTTGGCAGCCTGATGCTGCCTGTTCTAATTATAACCCAATTAATTAGCAGAAAGGCATCTAAAAAAGATTTATTGATGTTGTTAGGGTTTGCCTTGGTACTTAGTACTGAGTTGGTATACTTTTGGGCCATCTATGATAATCCATTACACAGGTTTACCGGACTTGGGGGTAACTATATAAATGATCCGATGCTCATAGGCGCTAATAAAGATCTATTTTACCGTTTGTTTAAGGCGTACCCATCATATTTTCTATATCCTGAAAAAGCATTCGGATTGTTTGGGCCTTTATTAATTTGTGGCGCAATCCACGGAGTGTTTAATTTTAAAAAAAATATTCTCCTGCTTATATGGGCAACGACTATATTGTCTTTTTTCAATTTTATGACTGTAAGCTTCGATCAATATATTGTTTTGCCTACAGCATCTAGACTCATTTATCCCGGGCTGATCCCTTTAATAATTTTAAGTGCTAACTTTATACTTACTTTATGGCGAAGGCTTAATAAAAAAAATTTTATACCTTTTAGAATCTTAAAATGTTGTATTGCCATGGCTATTGTATTCGTCGCTATCCATTCAATTCTCATATCACATTTACGTAAGAATACCCATGTTACTGCTGTAATTGCCAGAAATGCTCAGTCGGTTGCCGAATTTGTGAAATCGGAGCGTAAATTGCTACTAATTTCAGATGAAAAAACCCTTTACTCAATATCGTTTTATCGCGGATTACGAGATTCAGACGAATTGATGTTGTTTTCTGATTATGAAAAATTGAGGTATAAAAATGCGAAGGATGATAAAAAAAAAATTATCGTAGTTAATGGGCCTATATATAACAATCCAATGGGCGATAAAGGATGGTTCCACTATAATGATAAATCAAAAAAAATAGTGGATGAAGCTTTGGCAAAGCGTGATAAAATTATATTTCATTCCAAATTCAACCGAGGAGTTATTTTTGATACATTTTTATCACTGGGAATAATAGAAATGATCATGAGTGAAGTCAGATATAAAAGCTTAATTAAGTTGATTTCAGGTAAAAATCCATCGGACTGGGTGACTGCCATTGAAGAATAA
- a CDS encoding glycosyltransferase family 2 protein, with protein sequence MINGKKIVVVLPAFKAEKTLEKTYNDIPHDIVDHIILVDDASDDGTIEVAKRLEIGTFVHERNFGYGANQKTCYREALKLDADVVVMLHPDYQYEPKLVTAMSAMLSTGVYDIALGSRILGTSPLKGGMPIYKYISNRFLTFFQNLMLGAKISEYHTGYRAFNKKCLEELPILNNSDDFVFDNQMLTQAVAFDFKIGEISCPTKYFPDASSINFRRSVIYGIGVLITSVKYRLWKWGFVKSRLFDKSSTSQLDKEYYKSHIDVEK encoded by the coding sequence ATGATAAATGGAAAAAAAATTGTTGTAGTTTTGCCAGCTTTCAAAGCCGAAAAAACGCTTGAGAAGACGTACAATGACATTCCACATGACATCGTTGATCATATCATACTTGTTGACGATGCTAGTGATGACGGAACTATTGAAGTGGCTAAGCGACTAGAAATAGGCACATTTGTTCATGAAAGAAATTTTGGATACGGAGCAAATCAAAAAACCTGCTATCGAGAAGCATTAAAACTTGACGCTGATGTAGTTGTCATGCTGCACCCCGATTATCAATATGAACCGAAACTTGTAACTGCGATGTCAGCTATGCTGTCTACCGGGGTATATGATATTGCGCTCGGATCACGAATATTAGGAACTTCACCCCTTAAAGGCGGAATGCCTATATATAAATATATATCAAATCGTTTTCTTACATTTTTTCAAAATTTAATGTTAGGAGCTAAAATATCAGAATATCATACAGGATATAGGGCTTTTAATAAAAAATGTCTTGAAGAACTACCTATTTTAAATAATTCCGATGATTTCGTTTTTGATAATCAAATGTTAACACAAGCCGTTGCCTTTGATTTCAAGATTGGGGAGATCAGTTGTCCGACAAAATATTTTCCGGATGCGAGTTCGATCAATTTTCGCCGTTCTGTAATATATGGCATTGGAGTCCTAATAACAAGTGTCAAATATCGCTTATGGAAGTGGGGCTTTGTTAAAAGCCGTTTGTTTGATAAGAGTAGTACATCCCAGTTAGATAAAGAATATTACAAGAGCCATATTGATGTCGAGAAATGA